One Mixta gaviniae genomic window carries:
- a CDS encoding porin yields MNFSKRVIAYSCSVGLLAALPFASQAEITLIKQAAQPDDALSRLKFAVGGSIRPQFNNITGDGDRGSYKRNGFDGGTRFRFGAEYYLTEDVSWLGYYELGVNIPALFDWDHHYAEGAHDTSRRQLYTGFKSQRWGQLTFGQQNSVYYDVVGAKTDIWDYDMLAQASNIGINGDYDGTYRARKQLKYKNRFGDADLYASWLLEDTEFLPGNGLRYKRQGGGSLGVDYHLTPDLTWGTAWNYTRAEMRNPGNGDSKGYDQNIIGSSLSWKPDNWTLALGGGWYQNFSPSKKRNVDNYFANEAWGVEYFVGYSIPVQRYAVKSVQPYVMGDRLEYTSGRDYQRIDNGVGVTLQLDYGFRIDYEHVFTSSTDDLGDMNLVRLRYDF; encoded by the coding sequence ATGAATTTTTCTAAGCGCGTTATTGCATACTCTTGCAGTGTTGGCCTGTTGGCCGCACTGCCTTTCGCCAGCCAGGCGGAAATTACCCTGATCAAACAGGCTGCGCAGCCGGACGATGCGCTGAGCCGCCTGAAGTTTGCGGTGGGCGGCAGCATCCGCCCGCAGTTTAACAATATCACCGGCGACGGCGACCGCGGCTCCTATAAGCGCAACGGTTTTGACGGCGGCACGCGCTTTCGCTTCGGCGCGGAATATTACCTGACTGAAGATGTCAGCTGGCTGGGCTACTATGAGCTGGGCGTGAATATTCCGGCGCTGTTCGACTGGGATCACCACTACGCCGAAGGCGCGCACGATACCTCACGCCGCCAGCTCTATACCGGCTTTAAAAGCCAGCGTTGGGGCCAGCTGACCTTTGGTCAGCAGAACAGCGTTTACTATGATGTTGTGGGCGCCAAAACGGATATCTGGGACTACGATATGCTGGCCCAGGCGTCGAACATCGGCATTAACGGCGATTACGACGGCACTTACCGCGCGCGTAAACAGCTGAAGTATAAAAACCGCTTCGGCGATGCCGATCTCTACGCCTCCTGGCTGCTGGAAGATACCGAATTCCTGCCGGGCAACGGCCTGCGCTACAAGCGTCAGGGCGGCGGCTCGCTGGGCGTGGATTACCATCTGACGCCAGACCTGACCTGGGGCACCGCATGGAACTACACCCGTGCTGAAATGCGCAATCCGGGCAACGGCGACAGCAAAGGCTACGACCAGAATATCATCGGTTCATCGCTGAGCTGGAAGCCGGACAACTGGACGCTGGCATTGGGCGGCGGCTGGTACCAGAACTTCTCGCCAAGCAAGAAACGCAACGTTGATAACTACTTTGCGAATGAAGCCTGGGGCGTTGAGTATTTCGTTGGCTACAGCATTCCGGTGCAGCGCTATGCGGTGAAATCGGTGCAGCCTTACGTAATGGGCGACCGTCTGGAATATACCAGCGGCCGTGATTACCAGCGCATCGACAACGGCGTTGGCGTGACGTTACAGCTCGATTACGGCTTCCGTATCGATTATGAACACGTCTTCACCTCCAGCACCGACGATCTCGGCGATATGAACCTGGTGCGTCTGCGTTACGATTTCTGA
- a CDS encoding bactofilin family protein produces MFKKPGKSTDIAAEKKSASSATAVEKNRPPSEEKVSNTVIARDVCFKGNITAAGQVYVYGEIEGNISASDALVKVMRGGRVQGDISCHELLIDGNIQGECKAESIEIGEHAHVHGTLNYAVLAVKKGGVFIGHAEATRQPEHAANVIGIAPASAVAGKALPKTLEKSQLGHA; encoded by the coding sequence ATGTTTAAGAAACCCGGTAAATCTACAGATATAGCGGCCGAAAAAAAGAGCGCCTCGTCGGCCACGGCGGTTGAAAAAAATCGCCCGCCCTCAGAGGAGAAAGTCAGCAATACCGTTATTGCGCGCGACGTCTGTTTTAAAGGCAATATTACTGCCGCGGGTCAGGTGTATGTGTATGGCGAAATAGAGGGCAATATCAGCGCCAGCGACGCACTGGTAAAAGTCATGCGCGGCGGGCGGGTGCAGGGCGATATCAGCTGTCATGAATTGCTTATCGATGGCAATATTCAGGGTGAATGCAAAGCGGAATCAATTGAAATCGGCGAGCATGCGCATGTTCATGGCACGCTTAATTATGCCGTGCTGGCGGTGAAAAAAGGCGGCGTGTTTATCGGCCATGCCGAAGCCACCCGGCAGCCGGAGCATGCCGCCAATGTGATTGGCATCGCTCCTGCCTCTGCGGTTGCCGGTAAGGCGTTGCCCAAAACGCTGGAAAAAAGCCAGCTCGGCCACGCCTGA
- the carB gene encoding carbamoyl-phosphate synthase large subunit, giving the protein MPKRTDIKSILILGAGPIVIGQACEFDYSGAQACKALREEGYRVILVNSNPATIMTDPEMADATYIEPIHWEVVRKIIEKERPDAVLPTMGGQTALNCALELERQGVLAEFGVTMIGATADAIDKAEDRQRFDKAMKKIGLETARSGIAHNMEEALKVAEDVGFPCIIRPSFTMGGTGGGIAYNREEFEEICERGLDLSPTNELLIDESLIGWKEYEMEVVRDKNDNCIIVCSIENFDPMGIHTGDSITVAPAQTLTDKEYQIMRNASMAVLREIGVETGGSNVQFAVNPKNGRLIIIEMNPRVSRSSALASKATGFPIAKVAAKLAVGYTLDELMNDITGGLTPASFEPSIDYVVTKIPRFNFEKFAGANDRLTTQMKSVGEVMAIGRTLQESMQKALRGLEVGANGFDPKVHLDDADALTRIRRELKDAGAERIWYVADAFRAGLSVDGVFNLTNIDRWFLVQIEELVRLEERVAQEGVNGLSADFLRTLKRKGFADARLAQLAGVSEAEVRKLRQQYNLHPVYKRVDTCAAEFATDTAYMYSTYEEECEANPNQDRDKIMVLGGGPNRIGQGIEFDYCCVHAALALREDGYETIMVNCNPETVSTDYDTSDRLYFEPVTLEDVLEIVRIEQPKGVIVQYGGQTPLKLARALEAAGVPVIGTSPDAIDRAEDRERFQQAVDRLGLKQPANATVTALEQAVQKAAEIGYPLVVRPSYVLGGRAMEIVYDEQDLKRYFQTAVSVSNDAPVLLDRFLDDAVEVDVDAICDGERVLIGGIMEHIEQAGVHSGDSACSLPAYTLSQDIQNVMRQQVEKLAFELCVRGLMNVQFAVKDNEVYLIEVNPRAARTVPFVSKATGVPLAKVAARVMAGKTLAEQGVTKEVIPPYYSVKEVVLPFNKFPGVDPILGPEMRSTGEVMGVGRTFAEAFAKAMLGAQSTMKKQGRALLSVREGDKKRIVDLAAKLLKFGFELDATHGTAVVLGEAGINPRLVNKVHEGRPHIQDRLKNGEYSYIVNTTAGRQAIEDSRVIRRSALQYKVHYDTTLNGGFATAMALNADPTEKVISVQEMHAQINAK; this is encoded by the coding sequence ATGCCAAAACGTACCGACATAAAATCCATCCTGATTCTGGGCGCCGGTCCGATCGTTATCGGCCAGGCGTGCGAGTTTGACTACTCTGGCGCGCAGGCGTGTAAAGCGCTGCGCGAAGAGGGCTACCGCGTCATTCTGGTCAACTCCAACCCGGCCACCATCATGACCGACCCGGAGATGGCGGATGCCACTTATATTGAGCCGATCCACTGGGAAGTGGTGCGCAAAATCATTGAAAAAGAGCGCCCGGATGCGGTGTTGCCCACCATGGGCGGCCAGACGGCGCTGAACTGCGCGCTGGAGCTGGAGCGTCAGGGCGTGCTGGCGGAATTCGGCGTAACGATGATCGGCGCTACCGCCGACGCAATTGATAAAGCGGAAGACCGTCAGCGTTTCGATAAGGCGATGAAGAAAATCGGCCTGGAAACTGCCCGCTCCGGCATTGCGCACAATATGGAAGAGGCGCTGAAAGTCGCTGAAGATGTCGGCTTCCCCTGCATCATCCGGCCTTCCTTTACCATGGGCGGCACCGGCGGCGGCATCGCCTACAACCGCGAAGAGTTTGAAGAGATCTGCGAGCGCGGCCTGGATCTGTCGCCGACTAACGAGCTACTGATTGATGAATCGCTGATCGGCTGGAAAGAGTATGAGATGGAGGTGGTGCGCGATAAGAATGACAACTGCATCATCGTCTGCTCGATTGAAAACTTCGACCCAATGGGCATCCATACCGGCGACTCCATCACCGTTGCGCCGGCGCAGACGCTGACCGACAAAGAGTATCAGATCATGCGTAACGCCTCGATGGCGGTGCTGCGTGAAATCGGCGTCGAAACCGGCGGATCCAACGTACAGTTTGCGGTGAACCCGAAAAACGGCCGCCTGATCATTATCGAAATGAACCCGCGCGTGTCGCGCTCCTCCGCGCTGGCGTCGAAAGCTACCGGCTTCCCGATTGCTAAAGTCGCGGCAAAGCTGGCGGTGGGCTATACGCTGGATGAGCTGATGAACGATATCACCGGCGGCCTGACTCCGGCGTCGTTCGAGCCGTCAATCGACTATGTGGTCACGAAAATTCCGCGCTTTAACTTCGAAAAATTCGCCGGCGCCAACGATCGCCTGACCACCCAGATGAAATCGGTGGGCGAAGTGATGGCAATTGGCCGCACGCTGCAGGAATCGATGCAGAAAGCGCTGCGCGGGCTGGAAGTCGGCGCGAACGGCTTCGATCCGAAAGTGCATCTGGATGACGCCGATGCGCTGACCCGTATTCGCCGCGAGCTGAAAGACGCAGGCGCCGAGCGTATCTGGTACGTGGCCGACGCTTTCCGCGCCGGTCTGTCGGTCGATGGCGTGTTCAACCTGACCAATATTGACCGCTGGTTCCTGGTGCAGATTGAAGAGCTGGTGCGCCTGGAAGAGCGTGTCGCGCAGGAAGGCGTAAATGGCCTCAGCGCGGACTTCCTGCGCACGCTGAAACGCAAAGGCTTTGCCGATGCGCGTCTGGCACAGCTCGCCGGCGTCAGCGAGGCGGAAGTGCGCAAGCTGCGCCAGCAGTACAACCTGCACCCGGTTTACAAGCGCGTCGACACCTGCGCTGCGGAGTTCGCGACCGACACCGCTTATATGTACTCCACCTATGAGGAGGAGTGCGAAGCGAATCCAAACCAGGATCGCGATAAAATCATGGTGCTGGGCGGCGGACCGAACCGTATCGGCCAGGGCATCGAATTCGACTACTGCTGTGTTCACGCCGCGCTGGCGCTGCGTGAAGATGGTTACGAGACCATTATGGTCAACTGTAACCCGGAGACCGTCTCCACCGACTATGACACCTCCGATCGTCTCTACTTCGAGCCGGTAACGCTGGAAGATGTGCTGGAAATTGTCCGTATCGAACAGCCGAAAGGGGTTATCGTGCAGTACGGCGGACAGACCCCGCTGAAACTGGCGCGCGCGCTGGAAGCAGCGGGCGTACCGGTTATCGGCACCAGCCCGGATGCCATCGACCGCGCGGAAGACCGCGAGCGTTTCCAGCAGGCGGTTGATCGCCTCGGCCTGAAACAGCCGGCTAACGCCACGGTAACGGCACTGGAACAGGCGGTGCAGAAAGCGGCGGAAATCGGCTATCCGCTGGTGGTGCGTCCTTCCTATGTGCTGGGCGGCCGCGCGATGGAAATCGTCTACGACGAGCAGGATCTGAAGCGCTACTTCCAGACCGCCGTTTCCGTTTCCAACGATGCGCCCGTGCTGCTGGACCGCTTCCTGGATGACGCGGTGGAAGTGGATGTCGACGCAATTTGCGACGGCGAGCGCGTGCTGATCGGTGGCATCATGGAGCATATCGAACAGGCTGGTGTGCATTCCGGCGACTCCGCCTGCTCGCTGCCTGCCTATACGCTGAGCCAGGATATCCAGAACGTGATGCGTCAGCAGGTGGAAAAACTGGCATTTGAACTCTGCGTACGCGGCCTGATGAACGTGCAGTTTGCGGTGAAGGACAACGAGGTCTACCTGATTGAGGTTAACCCGCGCGCCGCGCGTACCGTGCCTTTCGTCTCCAAAGCGACCGGCGTGCCGCTGGCGAAAGTGGCCGCGCGCGTCATGGCGGGCAAAACGCTGGCGGAGCAGGGCGTCACTAAAGAAGTGATCCCGCCGTATTACTCGGTGAAAGAGGTGGTGCTGCCGTTCAACAAGTTCCCGGGCGTCGACCCGATCCTCGGGCCGGAAATGCGCTCAACGGGTGAAGTGATGGGCGTCGGTCGCACCTTCGCCGAGGCGTTCGCCAAAGCGATGCTGGGCGCGCAGTCCACCATGAAGAAGCAGGGCCGCGCGCTGCTGTCGGTGCGCGAAGGCGATAAAAAACGTATCGTCGACCTGGCGGCCAAGCTGCTGAAGTTCGGCTTCGAGCTGGATGCAACGCACGGCACGGCGGTGGTGCTGGGCGAGGCCGGTATTAACCCGCGCCTGGTGAACAAGGTGCATGAAGGCCGTCCGCATATTCAGGATCGTCTGAAAAACGGTGAGTACAGCTACATCGTCAACACCACCGCCGGACGCCAGGCGATTGAGGATTCACGCGTGATCCGCCGCAGCGCGCTGCAGTATAAAGTGCATTACGACACCACGCTGAACGGCGGTTTCGCTACCGCGATGGCGCTCAATGCCGACCCGACGGAGAAGGTGATTTCGGTTCAGGAAATGCACGCGCAAATTAATGCTAAATAA
- the dapB gene encoding 4-hydroxy-tetrahydrodipicolinate reductase, with protein sequence MTKTQCRIAIVGAPGRMGRQLIQAVQQAEGVSLGAALARKGSSLVGSDAGELAGIGAIGVPVSDSLDAVVNDFDILIDFTRPEATLAYLAFCQQHKKNMIIGTTGFDEAGKAAIQQAAQTIGIVFAANFSVGVNLMLKLLEKTAKVMGDYADIEIIEAHHRHKVDAPSGTALAMGEAIADAMNWDLKQHAVYAREGHTGERAQQTIGFATVRAGDIVGEHTAMFADVGERIEITHKASSRMTFAKGAVRAAIWVSGDKQGLYDMRDVLELENI encoded by the coding sequence ATGACGAAAACACAATGCCGTATAGCGATTGTTGGTGCCCCCGGACGCATGGGCCGACAGTTAATCCAGGCCGTTCAGCAAGCGGAGGGCGTTTCGCTTGGCGCGGCGCTGGCGCGTAAGGGCTCTTCTCTGGTCGGCAGCGATGCGGGCGAACTGGCGGGCATCGGCGCGATCGGCGTGCCAGTCAGCGATAGCCTGGATGCGGTAGTCAATGATTTCGATATTCTGATCGACTTTACGCGCCCGGAAGCAACGCTGGCGTATCTGGCCTTTTGTCAGCAGCATAAAAAGAACATGATCATCGGCACCACCGGTTTCGACGAGGCGGGCAAAGCGGCAATCCAACAGGCCGCGCAGACGATCGGCATTGTGTTTGCCGCGAACTTCAGCGTCGGGGTGAACTTGATGCTGAAGCTGCTGGAGAAAACCGCGAAGGTGATGGGCGACTACGCCGATATCGAAATCATTGAGGCGCACCACCGCCATAAAGTGGATGCGCCGTCCGGCACCGCGCTGGCGATGGGTGAAGCGATTGCCGACGCCATGAACTGGGATCTGAAGCAGCACGCGGTGTATGCCCGGGAAGGGCATACCGGCGAGCGCGCGCAGCAGACGATCGGTTTCGCTACCGTACGCGCTGGCGATATTGTGGGAGAGCATACCGCGATGTTTGCCGACGTGGGCGAGCGCATTGAGATAACCCATAAGGCCTCCAGCCGTATGACTTTCGCAAAAGGCGCTGTGCGTGCTGCAATATGGGTAAGTGGCGATAAACAAGGCCTTTATGATATGCGAGATGTGCTTGAATTAGAGAATATTTAA
- the carA gene encoding glutamine-hydrolyzing carbamoyl-phosphate synthase small subunit translates to MNKSAILVLEDGTQFHGRAIGATGSAVGEVVFNTSMTGYQEILTDPSYSRQIVTLTYPHIGNVGANTADEESSQVHAQGLVIRDLPLIASNYRSEEGLSAYLQRNNIVAIADIDTRKLTRLLREKGAQNGCIIAGDAPDAQLALQKAQAFPGLKGMDLAKEVCTRESYSWLQGSWTLDSELPAAKKEAELPYHVVAYDYGVKRNILRMLVDRGCRLTVVPAQTPAEEVLKLNPDGIFLSNGPGDPEPCDYAIRAIQRFLETDIPVFGICLGHQLLALASGAKTVKMKLGHHGGNHPVKDLDNDTVMITAQNHGFAVDQQDLPASLRVTHVSLFDQTVQGIHRTDKPAFSFQGHPEASPGPHDAAPLFDHFIELIEAARAGQ, encoded by the coding sequence TTGAATAAGTCAGCGATTTTGGTTCTGGAAGACGGAACCCAATTTCACGGTCGGGCCATTGGGGCGACGGGTTCGGCGGTGGGAGAGGTAGTTTTCAATACTTCAATGACCGGTTATCAAGAAATCCTCACAGATCCCTCCTATTCCCGCCAGATTGTCACTCTCACTTATCCCCATATCGGCAACGTCGGCGCCAATACCGCTGATGAAGAATCCTCTCAGGTACATGCGCAGGGCCTGGTCATTCGCGACCTGCCGCTGATTGCCAGCAACTACCGCAGCGAAGAAGGCCTCTCGGCCTACCTGCAGCGCAATAACATTGTTGCCATCGCCGATATCGATACCCGTAAGCTGACGCGCCTGCTGCGTGAAAAAGGGGCGCAGAACGGCTGCATTATCGCCGGCGACGCGCCGGATGCGCAGCTGGCGCTGCAAAAAGCGCAGGCGTTCCCGGGCCTGAAGGGCATGGATCTGGCGAAAGAAGTCTGTACGCGCGAAAGCTACAGCTGGCTGCAGGGCAGCTGGACGCTGGACAGCGAGCTGCCGGCGGCGAAAAAGGAAGCCGAGCTGCCTTACCATGTGGTGGCGTATGACTACGGCGTAAAGCGCAATATCCTGCGGATGCTGGTCGATCGCGGCTGCCGCCTGACGGTAGTGCCGGCACAAACCCCGGCGGAAGAGGTGCTGAAGCTCAACCCGGACGGCATCTTCCTGTCGAACGGCCCTGGCGACCCGGAGCCGTGCGATTACGCCATCCGCGCCATTCAGCGTTTCCTTGAAACCGACATCCCGGTGTTCGGCATCTGTCTGGGCCATCAGCTGCTGGCGCTGGCCAGCGGCGCGAAAACGGTGAAGATGAAACTGGGCCACCACGGCGGCAACCATCCGGTGAAAGATCTCGATAACGATACCGTGATGATTACCGCGCAGAACCATGGTTTCGCCGTGGATCAACAGGATCTGCCCGCTTCCCTGCGCGTGACACACGTTTCCCTGTTTGACCAGACGGTGCAGGGCATTCACCGCACAGATAAACCGGCGTTTAGCTTCCAGGGACACCCTGAAGCAAGCCCAGGCCCGCACGATGCGGCCCCGCTGTTCGACCACTTTATCGAACTGATTGAAGCGGCCCGCGCCGGCCAGTAA
- the apaH gene encoding bis(5'-nucleosyl)-tetraphosphatase (symmetrical) ApaH: MSTYLIGDIHGCYDELQSLLQQVDFDAEKDTLWLTGDLVARGPGSLEVLRFVRSLGSAVRLVLGNHDLHLLAVYAGISRNKPKDRITPLLEAPDADELINWLRRQPLLQVDDEKKLAMAHAGITPQWDIETAKMCAREVEAVLSSDSYPLFLNAMYGDMPNNWSPELTGLARLRFSTNALTRMRYCFPNGQLDMICKDAPGSAPPPLKPWFAIESPVARDYTIIFGHWASLEGKGTPEGIIGLDTGCCWGGTLTMLRWEDRQLFIQPSNRQQGVEADAAASTALRAD, translated from the coding sequence ATGAGTACATATCTGATTGGCGACATTCACGGCTGCTACGATGAGCTGCAGTCTCTGTTGCAGCAGGTCGATTTTGACGCTGAAAAAGACACGCTGTGGCTGACCGGCGATCTGGTCGCGCGCGGCCCCGGCTCGCTGGAGGTACTGCGCTTTGTCCGTTCGCTGGGCAGTGCGGTACGCCTGGTGCTGGGCAATCACGATCTGCATCTGCTGGCGGTTTACGCCGGCATCAGCCGCAACAAGCCGAAGGATCGTATCACGCCACTGCTGGAGGCGCCCGACGCCGACGAGCTGATCAACTGGCTGCGCCGCCAGCCGCTGCTGCAGGTGGATGATGAGAAAAAACTGGCGATGGCGCATGCGGGTATTACGCCACAGTGGGATATCGAAACCGCGAAAATGTGCGCGCGGGAAGTCGAGGCGGTGTTGTCCAGCGACAGCTATCCGCTGTTCCTGAACGCCATGTACGGCGATATGCCGAACAACTGGTCGCCGGAGCTGACTGGCCTGGCGCGTCTGCGCTTTAGCACTAACGCGCTGACGCGCATGCGCTACTGCTTCCCGAACGGGCAGCTGGATATGATCTGCAAAGATGCGCCCGGTTCGGCGCCGCCGCCGCTGAAGCCATGGTTCGCCATTGAAAGTCCGGTGGCGCGTGACTACACCATTATTTTCGGTCACTGGGCTTCGCTGGAAGGCAAGGGCACGCCGGAAGGCATTATCGGCCTTGATACCGGCTGCTGCTGGGGTGGAACGCTGACCATGCTGCGCTGGGAAGATCGCCAGCTGTTTATTCAGCCCTCTAACCGTCAGCAGGGCGTCGAAGCCGACGCCGCCGCGTCTACGGCGCTACGCGCCGACTAA
- a CDS encoding PhoX family protein, which yields MTDKILALNSDSLPNPTRRKLLAGSGALGLAGFLGGGVSLPALAQVTSAPANSPLLGFTGIPASTADEIAIAPGYRAEVLISWGEPLVDGAPAFDPQGNNSAADQEKQFGDNNDGMSFFAIDDNRGVMAINNEYVNEQYLFAHGGSKAISAEDVKKSQAAHGVSVVEVARGEGNRWHVVRPSRYNRRITANTLMHFSGPAAGNAALQTAADPEGKTVLGTFGNCANGKTPWGTYLTCEENFDTYFGTKVAGFTPDAHQKRYTLKASEPERNWSDFDERFDVAKNPNEFNRHGWIVEIDPLDPTSVPIKRTALGRFKHENAAVTVAKSGELVVYMGDDERGEYIYKYVSRGKVDHANPTANRALLDEGTLYVAVFEGDKNGTPLKGTGRWLALVHGQNGLTAENGFADQAAILINARAAADVVKATRMDRPEWIAVNPHDGRAYCTLTNNNKRGNEKMPVDAANPRPDNIYGQIIRWDERGDATAQQFSWDIFVLCGNPIAHPQGVQRGTPNITAENTFNSPDGLGFDGAGRLWILTDGKYSNEGDYQGQGNNQMLVGDPESGEIRRFMVGPKSCELTGITFTPDYKTLFVNVQHPGEEGDSHFPGNSPRPRSSVMMITREDGGVLGA from the coding sequence ATGACCGATAAAATTCTTGCGCTTAACAGCGATTCGCTGCCCAATCCGACGCGTCGTAAACTGCTGGCCGGCAGCGGCGCGTTGGGGCTCGCAGGTTTTCTCGGCGGCGGCGTCAGCCTGCCCGCTTTGGCGCAGGTCACCTCCGCACCGGCCAACAGCCCGCTGCTCGGCTTTACCGGCATTCCCGCCTCGACCGCCGATGAGATCGCCATCGCACCCGGCTACCGGGCGGAGGTGCTGATCTCCTGGGGCGAGCCGCTGGTGGATGGCGCGCCCGCTTTCGACCCGCAGGGCAATAACAGCGCGGCCGATCAGGAAAAGCAGTTCGGCGACAATAATGACGGCATGAGCTTTTTCGCCATTGATGATAATCGCGGCGTGATGGCGATTAACAATGAGTACGTCAACGAACAGTATCTGTTCGCGCACGGTGGCAGCAAAGCCATCAGCGCGGAAGATGTCAAAAAATCGCAGGCCGCGCACGGCGTTTCCGTGGTGGAAGTGGCGCGCGGCGAAGGCAACCGCTGGCATGTGGTGCGTCCTTCACGCTACAACCGCCGCATCACCGCCAATACGCTGATGCATTTTTCCGGCCCGGCAGCGGGCAACGCGGCGCTGCAAACCGCCGCCGATCCCGAAGGCAAAACGGTGCTGGGCACCTTTGGTAACTGCGCCAACGGTAAAACACCGTGGGGCACCTACCTGACCTGCGAAGAGAACTTCGATACCTATTTCGGCACCAAAGTGGCCGGCTTCACGCCGGATGCCCATCAGAAACGCTATACGCTGAAGGCCAGCGAGCCGGAGCGCAACTGGTCCGATTTTGACGAGCGCTTCGACGTGGCGAAAAACCCGAACGAATTTAACCGGCACGGCTGGATTGTGGAGATCGATCCACTCGATCCGACGTCGGTGCCGATCAAGCGCACCGCGCTGGGTCGCTTCAAGCATGAGAACGCGGCGGTCACGGTAGCGAAAAGCGGCGAGCTGGTGGTCTATATGGGCGACGACGAGCGCGGCGAATATATCTATAAATATGTGTCGCGCGGCAAGGTTGATCACGCCAACCCGACGGCGAATCGCGCCCTGCTGGATGAAGGCACGCTCTATGTGGCGGTGTTTGAAGGGGATAAAAACGGCACGCCGCTGAAGGGGACAGGGCGCTGGCTGGCGCTGGTTCACGGGCAAAACGGCCTGACGGCGGAAAACGGCTTTGCGGATCAGGCGGCGATCCTGATTAATGCCCGCGCAGCGGCGGATGTGGTCAAGGCGACGCGTATGGATCGCCCGGAGTGGATCGCCGTCAACCCGCATGACGGACGCGCCTACTGCACCCTGACCAACAACAACAAGCGCGGCAACGAGAAGATGCCGGTGGATGCTGCCAACCCGCGTCCCGATAATATTTATGGCCAGATCATCCGCTGGGATGAACGCGGCGACGCCACGGCGCAGCAGTTCAGCTGGGATATCTTCGTGCTGTGCGGCAACCCTATCGCTCATCCGCAGGGCGTACAGCGCGGCACCCCCAATATTACGGCGGAAAATACCTTTAACAGCCCTGATGGCCTGGGCTTCGACGGCGCCGGACGGCTGTGGATTTTAACCGACGGCAAATACAGCAACGAGGGCGACTACCAGGGACAGGGCAATAATCAGATGCTGGTCGGCGATCCGGAGAGCGGCGAAATTCGTCGTTTTATGGTGGGGCCGAAATCGTGCGAGCTGACCGGTATTACCTTTACGCCGGACTACAAAACGCTGTTCGTCAACGTACAGCATCCGGGAGAGGAGGGGGATTCGCACTTTCCTGGTAACAGCCCGCGGCCACGATCGTCGGTGATGATGATCACCCGCGAAGATGGCGGCGTGCTGGGCGCCTGA
- the folA gene encoding type 3 dihydrofolate reductase, translated as MISLIAALAADRVIGMENAMPWDLPADLAWFKRNTLNKPVIMGRLTWESIGRPLPGRQNIVVSSQPAQVEGVTWVSSLEEALAAAGDAEEVMVIGGGRIYEQMLDRADRLYLTHIDAEVEGDTHFPDYEPDEWQSVFSEFHDADEKNSHSYCFEILDRR; from the coding sequence ATGATAAGCCTGATAGCGGCTTTAGCAGCCGATCGCGTTATTGGGATGGAAAACGCTATGCCGTGGGATCTGCCTGCGGACTTAGCCTGGTTTAAACGTAATACGCTGAATAAGCCGGTCATTATGGGCCGACTGACCTGGGAATCGATTGGCCGCCCGCTGCCGGGACGGCAGAATATCGTGGTCAGCAGCCAGCCCGCGCAGGTGGAAGGCGTCACCTGGGTCAGCTCGCTGGAAGAGGCGCTGGCGGCGGCGGGCGATGCGGAAGAAGTGATGGTGATCGGCGGCGGACGCATCTATGAGCAGATGCTGGATCGCGCCGATCGTCTCTACCTGACGCATATCGACGCTGAAGTGGAAGGCGACACGCATTTTCCCGATTATGAGCCGGACGAGTGGCAGTCGGTCTTCAGCGAATTCCACGACGCCGACGAGAAAAACTCCCACAGCTACTGCTTTGAAATCCTCGATCGCCGCTAA